In one Methanobrevibacter arboriphilus genomic region, the following are encoded:
- a CDS encoding acyltransferase, which translates to MASLLGIFNNDNDEFYQKLAKENIKLGVNYKRFSKNPVFGKNILLRSNTIIYNDVVMGDDFKTGHNVVIRENTDIGDDVLIGTNSVIEGNCKIGSNVRIQSNVYIPTNSVIEDNVFIGPCACFTNDRYPVRVEYDLKGPQIRKGASVGANTTFLSNIEVGEGAIVAAGAVVTRTVPPFYLAIGAPAKIKPLPEHLRVPNIL; encoded by the coding sequence ATGGCTAGCTTATTGGGAATTTTTAATAATGATAATGATGAATTTTATCAGAAACTAGCTAAAGAAAATATTAAACTTGGTGTTAATTATAAAAGATTCAGCAAAAATCCTGTTTTTGGAAAAAACATTCTTCTTCGTTCTAATACTATTATCTATAATGATGTTGTTATGGGAGATGATTTTAAAACTGGTCATAATGTAGTAATCAGGGAAAATACTGATATTGGTGATGATGTTTTAATTGGTACTAATAGTGTTATTGAAGGAAATTGTAAGATTGGATCTAATGTTAGAATACAATCTAATGTTTATATACCTACTAATAGCGTTATTGAAGATAATGTATTCATTGGGCCTTGTGCTTGTTTTACAAACGATCGTTATCCTGTTAGAGTAGAATATGATTTAAAAGGTCCTCAAATTAGGAAAGGGGCTTCTGTTGGTGCTAACACCACATTTCTTTCTAATATTGAGGTTGGTGAAGGAGCTATTGTTGCTGCTGGAGCTGTTGTTACAAGAACTGTGCCTCCGTTCTATTTAGCTATTGGTGCACCAGCTAAGATTAAGCCTTTACCTGAACATTTGAGAGTTCCTAATATTCTTTAA